A stretch of the Capsicum annuum cultivar UCD-10X-F1 chromosome 10, UCD10Xv1.1, whole genome shotgun sequence genome encodes the following:
- the LOC107844197 gene encoding uncharacterized mitochondrial protein AtMg00810-like, giving the protein MENLYYFLSIKVHRDKDGLFLNQSMYESDLLKCNDMHDARAIQMPLSQKHCLHYSSGSQIDAFDYQGVAGALQYFTLTRPDISHTRSSIKCVLRYIKGTSQLGLRISTSWSSKKQVTVAKFSAEVDIDH; this is encoded by the exons ATGGAAAACCTTTACTATTTTCTTAGCATTAAAGTCCACCGTGATAAGGATGGTCTCTTCCTAAACCAAAGCATGTATGAATCTGATCTCCTTAAATGCAATGACATGCATGATGCACGGGCCATCCAAATGCCTCTTTCACAGAAACATTGCCTTCATTACTCTTCTGGTTCACAAATTGATGCCTTTGATTATCAAGGTGTTGCTGGAGCTTTGCAATACTTCACTCTCACTCGTCCAGATATTTCCCATACA CGGTCTAGCATCAAATGTGTGCTTCGCTACATCAAAGGAACATCTCAGTTAGGCCTCCGTATCTCCACCAG CTGGTCTTCAAAGAAGCAAGTTACAGTTGCTAAGTTTAGCGCAGAGGTTGATATCGATCATTAG